The Chionomys nivalis chromosome 20, mChiNiv1.1, whole genome shotgun sequence genome includes a region encoding these proteins:
- the Zfp42 gene encoding zinc finger protein 42 homolog, whose translation MNKEVKKTAKTSGQKCLGSGALRVNTKQEEVDQVQKTSMEPLHITCTIRDEDMYGETNPETEEDDFPDGYIECIIRGEFSEPILEEDLLFKSFENLEKAEQDLSRQVLEASSLIESSLEYVTKGTKQEKREAKQEQPQQTVGADSELGCSKSMTSWKLPVEKLPKVDLSDAQQLVGSTEEKPKGGESGGVLSMLECPQTGCTKKLRNKTALRKHMLVHGPRQHVCAECGKAFVESSKLKRHFLVHNGEKPFQCTFEGCGKRFSLDFNLRTHIRIHTGDKRFVCPFDGCSKGFIQSNNLKTHILTHAKAGKKC comes from the coding sequence atgaacaaggaagtgaaGAAAACGGCAAAGACAAGTGGCCAGAAATGCCTGGGTAGTGGAGCCCTCAGAGTGAACACTAAACAAGAGGAGGTGGACCAAGTCCAGAAGACAAGCATGGAACCTCTCCACATAACATGCACCATCCGCGATGAAGATATGTACGGTGAGACAAACCCCGAGACTGAGGAAGATGACTTCCCCGATGGTTACATAGAGTGCATCATCAGAGGTGAGTTTTCTGAACCTATTTTAGAAGaggatttactttttaaatctttcGAAAACCTAGAGAAAGCCGAACAAGACCTTTCTCGCCAGGTTCTTGAAGCGAGTTCCCTTATTGAAAGTTCTTTGGAATATGTGACTAAGGGAACAAAACAGGAGAAAAGGGAGGCCAAGCAAGAGCAGCCTCAACAGACTGTTGGAGCGGACTCAGAACTCGGGTGTTCCAAGTCCATGACTAGCTGGAAGCTTCCTGTTGAAAAACTACCGAAAGTTGATTTATCAGATGCTCAGCAGCTTGTGGGATCGACTGAAGAGAAGCCAAAGGGTGGTGAGTCCGGTGGCGTTTTATCGATGCTGGAGTGTCCTCAGACAGGGTGCACGAAGAAGCTGAGAAACAAAACTGCCCTGAGGAAGCACATGCTTGTTCACGGTCCCCGTCAGCACGTGTGTGCAGAGTGTGGGAAAGCTTTTGTCGAGAGCTCAAAACTAAAGCGCCACTTTCTGGTGCATAATGGAGAGAAGCCATTTCAGTGCACCTTCGAAGGGTGTGGGAAGCGCTTCTCGCTGGACTTCAACCTGCGCACCCACATCCGCATCCACACTGGCGATAAGCGCTTTGTGTGCCCCTTTGATGGCTGCTCTAAGGGCTTTATTCAGTCAAATAATCTGAAAACTCACATCCTCACCCATGCAAAGGCAGGGAAGAAATGCTGA